From Nicotiana tabacum cultivar K326 chromosome 15, ASM71507v2, whole genome shotgun sequence, the proteins below share one genomic window:
- the LOC142169606 gene encoding uncharacterized protein LOC142169606 produces the protein MAVNMDIKVLLVIGDSDLLVHQVQGEWTTKNAKILLYLHCVNELCKKFTKIEFIHISRIQNEFADALATLSYMIQHPDKNYIDHIEIEVRDQQTYCFHVDEELVGKPWYYDIERFLEAREYLENTAIC, from the coding sequence ATGGCAGTCAACATGGACATCAAAGTGCTTCTAGTCATAGGAGATTCTGATTTGCTTGTACACCAAGTTCAAGGTGAATGGACCACCAAGAACGCCAAGATCCTTCTATACTTGCACTGCGTAAATGAGTTATGTAAGAAGTTCACCAAGATTGAGTTCATACATATttccagaatccagaatgagttcgccgacgCTCTTGCAACCTTGTCATatatgatccagcatccagacAAAAATTACATTGACCACATCGAGATAGAGGTTCGAGATCAACAAACATACTGCTTCCATGTAGATGAAGAGCTAGTCGGTAAACCGTGGTACTACGACATCGAGAGGTTCCTCGAAGCAAGAGAATACCTAGAGAATACCGCCATTTGTTAG